In Phaseolus vulgaris cultivar G19833 chromosome 7, P. vulgaris v2.0, whole genome shotgun sequence, the genomic stretch GTGTGATAGGAAAAAGCGCACGTGGaaacaacacacataatcacaaatcaactgcagaaaaataaacaacacaagatttaacgtggttcggtcgccaactgcaacctacatccacacgggcaactattaggtttacatTATATACTGTTGCACAcaaattacaagtacaatgatctctttaaatagagataaatagagataataaagggacacaatgattaagcccactcactcaaacatggtgtctactcagcccaacccaactggtcctgacttcatacccaacaatctcccacttgaagtcacggaacaatgttcacatgcgcttcaactgtgtacatggtgtcttgtcagtccaacccaattggtcttgacttcatacctAACAATCTCTcacttgaagtcacggaacaatgttcacctcctgcgcttcaactgtgtacatgtacttctgtaatctgtcgacggaactcaatgttccacctctagttgtcaccagccttcttaatcattttgaagacttcgttaaaactcccttgagtttcaacacgtcagtcactgacccgttctctgttcctaccgactcccacttacaggaactACCGGATCGTGgaacaacctgagaacaaacactctccatattCCCGTTCTCTGTTCCTACTGACTCCCACTATCtctaatatttttcttacctctgatgacatatagcgattcactagatGATTCCCCAGAACTTGTTCTTCGGACATCCTCTCCAAGAATGAGATCATGAATGctctcaaaagtgaatccatcggaTCCCGCTGAACTGTTAACTGCTGTAACCGTTCCGGACCAACTGTCAGGCAAAGACAATAAcagtagtaaagcttgaacttcatcatcgaacttaatgcccactgacataagtctggctaagatcgaatattgatgtgctcagtaactgaacTCGCAAATCCTCAATTTTCATTTTCCACCAACTGAAATTTGTACCATCGAATTTTCAATTCGGAACTTCCCTTCTTCTACCATCTCAAATGACTAGTCGAGATACTCGGTACAACTAATTTCAGATCTTGGCAATCccccctttttttttttttaaatcaagatCACAAAAATTGCACCACCCAAAATCACTCACCAACAGACCTGGTCGCAGTCCCCAGTGCACTGGCGCTCCGCACCACCACCGTCGCTGGTCACCGCTGTTGTGAAGCAAATCTGGGAAACCCTAAGCCTTAGGACGCTATTGCAGCCTctgcaaaaccgtagctttgggATGTTGCTGCcgcctctgcgaaaccctaactttgggacactgttgccgcctctgcgaaaccctaactCTGGGACGTTACTGCAACTGCAATTTTCACATCTCGTCGATTAATTTCTGCTGatcggatctctagtgtgtaaacgaaccaaggctctgataccacttgATAGGAAAAAGCGCACGCGAaaacaacacacataatcacaaatcaactgcagaaaaataaacaacacaagatttaacgtggttcggtcgccaactgcaacctacatccacacgggcaactattaggtttacatTATATACTGTTGCACAcaaattacaagtacaatgatctctctttaaatagagataataaagggacacaatgattaagcccactcactgaAACATGGTGTCTACTCGGCCCAACCTAATTGGtcctgacttcatacccaacaatgtGGTGTGCttatctttcattttttttaaaatatttttaaatcattGTTAGACATGTTGaacttataatattaattttaaaataattaaagtttgttTATATCGGTTTaagattaatattattattcattaattatattttattttacaaaagagcttttaatctcttctcttcCCTCTGTGCCAACATTATTGTAATACTCCTAAAAAAAATCAAGCACTAAACatattattctattttgttttcaattttctaGGCTAGTAGAagaaacttaacaaaataataaaattttcaagtGCTATGAGATGATggtaataaaagaaaataaacaggttatttaaataaataaaaaaactaccaATTTTAGATAGTTTTGTATCTCTTTGTTAATCAATTACATAACATTGCTATTATtcattcttaataaaaaaaaaaacttttcttaTAAACTTACATGCTTGACAAATACTATGTTAAAACAttatttagttatatatatagatCAACTCATTGTcattttaacaaattaattgactacaattttaaaaaatttaagtaagtttaataaattaaataataattcaatTGTTTCAACACCTCTTACACCATCAATCTTCaaactttataaaataataatataaatttgacaAATTTAGTtcaaatatctaaaatatatcaataatgtagtttaaatttaatttaaatacaattttttctattgatattaaaatttgtattttataaaataaattaacaacaatgactatatattattattttttaaatcctatttttttttaaaaatacataataattAAAGTCTAAACTTAAATGTTGAATACAAAAATTGTTTGGACAAGAGTGAACTAGGGGACTTATCTATTTATTCCATTGGCAACCTAACTAATTGTCAAGCTAAACAAACCAACACAGACTGATGGTTTTTTCTAAGATTGTTTGGTGGGAAACACAtggaaataaatataaaattaattaattattagtctttttgttaacattttatgtttttatttattattatttgttttaatcaatacaatatttatttatttttattaaaatactaaatcttaaaataaacaataagaATCTCTTATTATTAATTGTcaatattaaatgttttaataaaataactcAATATTTAATAGAATTAAGTAAAATTGTCATTATTTAACAAGAATTAAAGATGGGAAAATATTGAAATTACAAGTATCCAAAAGtagtttttctataaaataaaataaaaatatataattctttttctcatttttttttataaaaaactttcatgttagacatcattatgctacttgacatatcagctaggctgacaccttaagtaacattaatcatttgtcatcacattaaaaagtattattagaccaaaactcatatgttaacaaaaagaTACATAGATAGATTATACccattaataaagaattctaagaacaaactagatggaagtctattataccaatgaaaggattctctatgaataaatcctaaattaaccaacttatctgcacacacattcccttcacgaaaaatatgagtaaccctaaacctgatttttccacagtaattaagacaagtattctatcgattacgaaacatccaaggaacatttgtcctaacagtaaacgcagcacaaaccaagacagAGTCACATTCCAGTCAGACATTAGTAAGACCcaacttttgagcttcctccaaagcatatataactccataaaattcagcaaccaaagcagtctgaACATCAAGAAATACAGAAAAAGCTCCAATAAACTCCCTCATACTCCCACAGAAAATACTTCCACAAGCGGCAAGACCTGGATAActcctagcagccccatcagtgttagttttaacccagcctggtgaaggaaactcccatctaacaggaagaggacgggacgtagaactttaccagtacgagtgttaataccaaaaaacttgagcacattgaaatcaaacatatcattcttcattgaagctttagtcaaattacccactagacaagtcaaatatttaataaccaaaatagccctagaaacctcaatcttatccttaaaacgagcataatttctcatacgccatatcatccaaatagaaaaagttatcacagtTAGCTTAACCAATTTAACCAatggactaccatcactcttaatataatccttattagagaaatcaTAAGTAGGAAAAATGTATCGAACTCAATTCCAAATACGCAAATTCTTTTTCTCATACCACTATAAAATAAAccgttaaataaaaataattttaaaaataaaaataattaattaatttattaatgaaatgaaataatattttatagacttaaaaaatataaattaatttataaattaaatccAATTAACTATAATTAGCTTAGGGTTTATATGGtttattatttactttaaattttaaaattaataattaaaatattagtatctaattaaatatcaatttaaaattaatacttaaaatattaatatctaattaaatatcaatttataaattaatttataaattttattattaatataaattattttaaatattaatagttgTGTGTCATAGTGAAGTTACACTTTTCTGACAAtacctttattttttaaataaacaataatattttatgacATTACTGATTATCATGTATTAATAATAACGTGATTTTActcaataaataatattttttatacatccTATAATATTATATACATGATTGGTATTGATTTTTTTACAGAATATACATTGGTATTGATTACGATCGATATAttctgtaaatattttttttttacttttattttttgactaaaataaaatttaaaattatctgGTTAAAGTTTATGATACTAATAACGTTATCGTATCTCATAAATAAAATGAtcaaatcaataataatatcataaaacAGTATATAAAGAAATAGAGTTATCAACGACTaaactgaaaaaaaatagtatatttaCAGAAatgaagataaagaaaataacatatttgtaggagttaaaaatatttttgtagactaaacataaagaaaaaaatctaTATAGAAAGATTAAGATaagaataatatttaaaattgaaggAAAACGAGtttcaaattaatattataagtttttttataataataaatattttatcggttgaagtaaattatattaatatcaaAAGCGACTCATATAACTACTAAATTTCAAacaaataaattcatttaatgTGTCAAgtaatttggaaataaataaagttatttaaagaaaatatgaacatattaaaaaaaaaactcgaTTCTCGCAATCTATTTTACTGAGAATATTAACgttagaaatataaaaaaaaagtaattagtaATTTTGACTTACGAAATTTTAGGACCAACTTATTTAGAAATATCTAATCACTATTGATCTAAATAACTTTGTTAATTTTcacattaatataatttatgtttattcaatctaattcaaattttattttataatatttattagtatTGAAAACTTACTTATTAACTGTGAgggaaaaaaaatctatatatcTGTGAGGAGAAAAACCTTAATTAAGCATTCCTCAAATTAATCTCTTAACCAAAAAGATAATAAACGTCGTTTTGGTTTTCgaattcagttttttttttttttgtttcaatgGCGTGCCGTAGGAAATTTGGAATTCCTTGGCCTGAATGCAACGACGGTCTCTCCTACGACGACGTCGTTCGATCCTCTGATTCTGGTTCAGTACTTCTTCTCAATGTTTCTACCTCTTTCCCCtttcatttttctttccttaTCATATTGCaactcaattttattttacGCCCTATCAATTTTCAGGGTTGACTCTGATAGAGTTTTACTTTACCAAGTACAAAAGTTCTGCTCCCTTGCAAGGGTAAGTTAACTCCTCGACTACCCACTTACCTTTTAgtcataaattttgaaatttttctcCACTTACATCTTAACAAGGTAAGAAAAATGAAGCTATGCAACTGGGTagtttttttcctttaattatttttgtttttaaatggaatttgattttttttgtggaGAATTTAAGAAAAGGATGGCATTGATGAGAAACAAACATGACCTGGGGAAAATGTTGTTAACtgaaattttgaattgttgttaAGAGCTGAGGGGGAACGAAGTGCATTAAGTTGAAAGTTAATACGATAGGAATAGATATTTGCTGTTGCCAACTATGAGACCATTGAACTGGGGTTATGAGTTCTTAGTCAGTAGTATCTTCCACTGCATTTTTTGGGGGGTGGAATAGTTTTTTTTGCTTCTATTTGGATGCATTGTCATAGCTTTTTTGAATGGGGTTGATTTTGTCAGATTTGCTGAGGTATTGGAGCTACTTTCGTGCATTTCTCTTTTCCAAAGCATTTCTTGGTTTTGGGAAAATTGTTGATCCTCTTGTGTTTTTTCTTTAGATTTGGTAACATAATTATTCTTGGGAATCGTACgtacttatttttttaacagtTGGTTGCAGCGTATAAAAAGTGGGCAGGTTTGATCATCAACGAATCTGAAATAGTTGACTACAAGGAATGTTCCATCTCGGTTGTTTGTCATATTAATTAGTGTGTCATCTACAGATAACATTTGATGGAAGAGTTGTTACTGATTCCAGCACAGTCCTCAGGTTCTTTGATAGAAATTTGTTATCCTTTGTAATGCGTGGTTTGTTCCATTGTATGATGTTTCCCATCTTCATATTAGAGTTGGCTCAAAGCTAGTCTATCATAGACTTCCTTGGAAGGAACCTGATGCACCACATATGATTGAAGTATTGTATGAAGATGATGAGATGGTTAGTGTTACTTTATGCACCATCTTTGTATATCTCTACttgtttaattatattaaatattcaaaTCAAAGATATGAAACTATTTTCTTTGCTAGTGGTGCTTTAGAATGCAAATAACAAAGTTCAATTGACATTATACTTGGtgtaataaaattcaaatatgtATGGTTCATGAGAAGGAGGGAAACATAAGGTGGAAAACTGTCTCTCCTAAGTAAATTAATATAGTTTTCTGGCTGATTGCTCCCAATGTAAATGAGTTGTGAGAATCTTTTGAGGAAGTTATTAAGACTGCAGAGTATTTTGTCTTAAATATAAATCTTTTGATTGGAGTGTTGATGTAAATTCAGATTGCTCTGAATAAACCTTCTGGCTTGCAAGTTCTGCCTGGAGGGCTCTTCCAGCAAAGGACAGTTTTGACACAGCTTCAATGGGAAGCCAACTTGCACAAAAAGCCTCATCCTGTTCCAGTACATCGCCTAGGGAGGGGAACTTCAGGTTATACTGAATATTTCTGTTGAAAAGTGAAATTGATAGATTTTATCtgtaagtttaaaatttaattatatccaTGCAACTAGTTTAGAACTCTAACAGGAAACtggttttattttaatattacaaaACATAGATGTctcttattaaaattttaattaattaccgTTTGCTCAGTTGATTGTTTAACTACAAGTGATAGTGgcatttttatgtttattaccAAAAGAGATGTTATACAAGTATAACTAGATCCTTTGCTTTTAATACCCTTTTAATGCTATGAATAATTAGCTCGTGATACTTTCAAATGCTTTTGATTTTGATTGATTGCATCATAGGAATTTTGTTATGTGCAAAGACAAAATTAGCCAGAGCTCGTCTTGCATCTTATTTTGCTGATGGAACTTCTCACATTGGAGGAAAAAGGTTAGGAAACGGCTATCTTTTTGGTTTATTGCATTTTATAATTCACTTGTGAAATGCTTTACCTTCTATCCTGTTCCTTATCTTAAGTTGAAGACACTTAAAAAGAGCACAGAAAAAAATggttaaaattttaagttgacATTAAACACTTCATACTCAATTACCTTGTTTGCTCATTGTTTGCTGTTGTGTATACTGTTGTGGAAGCAGAGATACAAACGGGGAAATTGGGAAGATTGCAAAGATATACAGAGGACTTGCGAGTGGGATAGTGGAGAATGATGAGGTGATGGTGACAGTTTCCTCTCCTCTTTATAGGCACTGTTAGCAAGTGATTGTCAATATTAACAAGTGCTTTTAGGCTGCATCCATCCCACCCACCACCCGACTAAAAGtagaatgataaaaaatggtattcAAGATTAAGAAAGCACGGAAtatttcatttttcctttccaTAGTGAATGTTAAAAAGACAGCTGCAAGAACTCTCAGTAGTATTCTAATTTAATTTGTACCGCCAGAGTTATTTTACTtccataaattatatttttacaatcATATATGctttttgaaaatgaaaaaaaaactgaagGAGCTTGACCGTACACAATTTATTTTAGGCATTCTGACAAAAGTCAATGGTATGTGATAAAGTAAGAAAATGTTTAGAGAGAAACTGAAGCTATAGAATTCCGTAATTAGAATGTTAAGTGAATGAACTTAACTACAAGAGAGAATGTGATACATTTATAGTTAGGCCGTTGTTGACAGCTAACTGAAACTAATATTCTAGCTTCCTAACAGCTGTATATGCAGCAAGGAGAGTCGGCATAAAGCAGAAGCTTACATTATTAGAAGCTATATTAAcctttgatgatttttttttatcagcaaagaaccTTTGGTGAAGTTGCATGGAGACTGAATTCTTTTGACTATTCATCTTTGAAGAAAAAGAGTGACAGTTTAGAAAAATTAGACTTTCAAAACTTTTGATTGCATTTTTTTATAGAATCCAGATGAGCTAACGATGCTTCATCTTTTTAACATTGTCATGATCTTTGTATTCACattacatatttattaaaaactataatAACTGATTTTCCTTTGTATATTGCCTGTTGCTTTCTTGTTCATTTTAGTAAAACTGTTCTGAACGTTCAAAAATATGGTATCTGTTATAGTGAGCATGGTATGTTTTATTGTTCCTTGATCTATCATGGCTAATCCATCTGCCTTGTGTTTATTATCAGGATCAAGGGACtatttagttgttattttgTGCTTATTTGGAATAATTTGATGCTGAGTCTGTAGGTCGGTACAATTTTGCATGTTAACTTGAAGGTTGTTTTGCTTTACAGGTGACTATCAATCAACCAATTGGAGTAGTTAAATATCCAGGTGTTGCTAAAGGGTTATACGTTGCCTCTCAATCAGGTTATTTTTAATCACCATTTTGTTTCAGATGGATGAGTTCCAGAGAGAAACTATGCTTATGCTTATTGATTTCCACTAATCTGATTTGGTTATAATTGTTTGTAAATAATAACAGATTATTAGGataaaaaatattctcaatATCTCCATAGTAATTAGGAAAAATATCTTTAGAATCTGCCTAGTTATTTCATCATATATTTATCTCCTTTTTTTGTAAGGTTCTGGTTACTACAAATAGAGATGATTATGAGAATTTAATTAGTATGATtgatatcaataaaataattctttatttttcaaatataatgTTTCCATTTCTCTTCTTTCTAACTTCCCTCCAAATCTTGATCATCTATCTAGTCATGTCTAGTTGTTTTCATTTGACCAGGAAAACCAGCACTCAGTGTAGTGGGCATTCTTGAGAGAAACGTACAAGAAAACAGCACATTGGTCCAGGTAGCTGAATTTCATGTTCAGGACCATATTATTTATGACAACAACCAAGTAAACTTGGGATCCTAGAAAAACATGACCTACCCATGTCTCACAAGactaaaaatcaaaattaagtaTATAAATAAGAACAATCTGTACTTTCCAATttggttttataaggttgaactAAAACTAAACCAAACCACTTTTATCTGCAAAAAATACCATCATTTTAATACTTGAGCATTGATAAAACATCATATAAAATAttggtatattttttaaatagaagaaagtaaaatattttttctgatagataatatttttttgatgaTTTTACAATGTTGGGTATATTACACAACAATGAAAAATAATCCTATTTACAAGAAACAATGAAACTAAATCTCTACAAATAAGGTAAAAAAGTATTATGCGTTAGAGCGGGTTTAACTAACAAAATTGCAGCACTGCTCTGTTCTTAGATATTATTCCATGTTCACTGATGTCACATCAAATTTACTCTgggattcaaaaattatttgCTTGTATTTTTCAACATGTAATCTTTTGGCTGCCCAAAGTTTTGCTTCTACTCATCCCGTTATGAATCCCTTTCAAGAGGCaataaaagaaagtgaaaggcTGCCATAAATTAGAAATCCAGACTCTTAATATCTTCTGGTTGGTTTGTTTGTCAGGTTAAGATTCAGTCTGGACGGCCACATCAAATCCGTATTCATCTTTCTTTCATAGGGCATCCTCTGTTAGGTAAATATTTAATGCTAAATTGTTCATGGTGCTCCACATCAAAAACCAAAGCTAGATTTCATATACGATGTACACCTCAATAGGGAAGGTATCAATAATGATTCCTATGCATATTGAGCTTTAAACTCATCACTGGCTAAAAGAAAACAAACCTTTCAATTTTCTGAAGGTTTCAATTTGATAAACATGATTGAGAGGATAACTAAACATCATATTTCCCTGCATCTTCTGAGATCTCATACTAACTAGTTTGCATGCACGTTCCAAGGCACTCCCATTCTTCTGGTCAGTCATGTCTGActacattatctttttcctttgGTTTTATTTGCAGGTGATCCCCTCTATGGTGATGGCGGGCAACCTAAATGCTTAGATTGTGACTCTATAGATGAGAGCTTTGCTGAAGATGGGTAAATGCTTGTATTATAGGTTGCCAAGAATCATTCACTTGAGATTTGATTCTAGATATATATGATACTTAGTTTTAGCATCAATTATTCAATTCCTTATAGAGTTAGATTACCCCTTTACTCCTTAAATTCTTTGGGCTGTTCCTTGTGTAGGGGCTATCAAAGGCCTACCAAACCAGTTCCTGGAGATTGTGGGTATAACTTGCATGCACATAAATTGGTTCTCTCTCATCCATTAACTAACGAGGTACACTGAAAATTATTTGTTGGAGCTTGTTAAAGATTATTTTTCCTTATTTAAGTtgttttttggaaaaataaatcatttgcaattttttccttttttatggATCATTTATGAATCTAAAAATTTGACTTACAATTTTTTGGCAGATTATTGAAACTATTCTAATCAGTTAATTGAAATGTCAAATGCCATCTATTGAGGTTTCTTCAAGGATGTTATGTATACGTGGATGCCTGCCTGTAAAATAATTCCACTACTAGTAATATGGCTGTTTTGGGTTCTCTTGCAGTTAATTGAAATCACTGCACCCCTTCCTTCCGTCCTCCAGACACCTGAAGAGGCTAAAGAAATTGGTGCTATGGAGCAGACTGCTTAAGATGTAAGGCGAAGGATTGAAGACAAACCAGGAGAACGACGTTGATGTTATCTCGCTCACATTTGTATTCAAAAGTTCTGCTTGAAAGACCTGACCTTGTTCTATCAAACACACAGTACTTGATATGTCAACAAATCCTTATTTTCTATACGAAATTGTTTACACTGAATGAAAATGACCTCCAACTACTCAACATATTTGTTAAAATTAGGTAAGACTTCATATTTGATTTCAAATATGATTGAAGGTAGTAGGAAAGAAAGATTGCAGAAATTGTCCTCTTTCAGCAAGCAGTAGGAAGCTGAATAAACAACACTTATTGATACCAAATTCCCTAATTCTACAATTAAAAACACCGCAGAGTCAAAGCCTACCGTACCGAAATAAGGTAACTACGAGTAGAGTTAAAATAAACTATCTGATCAGTGAAGGCCAAACCAACTCTGGAACAGTTAATTAGAAGCTCGAAAAGATCGTCAAATGAGTAGAGGACAGGACAAGGACGGCAAGGGATCCAGAATAGGCAATGGTAATGGCAATCGCCCCTCCTAACCTTTTCAGAGATTATTTCTGtattttcatcaaatacaacaaatACAAAGCTGCTGCCATATTACAAGCACCCTAAATATTTTACCAAAAAGACGGGCTTGAGAACCATTAAATCGCCCTACACTGTATTAAGCAATAACAAAAACTATAATACAGAGCGCGGCAAAAAGAGGTGTTTGCCGCTCAACACAATGACTACCTGTCACAGTCTCAGTCCCCCTTCCCTCCCCAAGATTCATCTTCTCTTGCAATACTCCCAGACTGACCACCATACTTGTCAGAATTGGAATAATGCATTTTGATTGCTGCCACTGGATCTGAGACA encodes the following:
- the LOC137828525 gene encoding RNA pseudouridine synthase 5; this encodes MACRRKFGIPWPECNDGLSYDDVVRSSDSGLTLIEFYFTKYKSSAPLQGWLQRIKSGQITFDGRVVTDSSTVLRVGSKLVYHRLPWKEPDAPHMIEVLYEDDEMIALNKPSGLQVLPGGLFQQRTVLTQLQWEANLHKKPHPVPVHRLGRGTSGILLCAKTKLARARLASYFADGTSHIGGKRDTNGEIGKIAKIYRGLASGIVENDEVTINQPIGVVKYPGVAKGLYVASQSGKPALSVVGILERNVQENSTLVQVKIQSGRPHQIRIHLSFIGHPLLGDPLYGDGGQPKCLDCDSIDESFAEDGGYQRPTKPVPGDCGYNLHAHKLVLSHPLTNELIEITAPLPSVLQTPEEAKEIGAMEQTA